A genome region from Drosophila simulans strain w501 chromosome 2R, Prin_Dsim_3.1, whole genome shotgun sequence includes the following:
- the LOC6733290 gene encoding flocculation protein FLO11 isoform X22 — protein MDLSLERDSSALGSLFQQIINDMKNTSPLWEDFVAKAGKLHTCLRAAIQAIAAYLDAFQKIADAATNSRGASKEIGTALTRVCLRHKAVETRLKTFTSAIMDCLVQPLQERIEDWKRTVATIDKDHAKEYKRCRSELKKRSSDTLRLQKKARKGQTDGLQSLMDSHMQDVTLRRAELEEVEKKSLRAAMVEERLRYCSFVHMLQPVVHEECEVMSELGHLQEAMQSIALVTKEPSVLPQASEELIHDAKASINLYPESPGGGSGSQGGGCSNSLGSRKSSVCSISSMNSSGSSNSPGHHHYPRSLSQFVTPAIRLKPGESSDSGFCSSPALTTQTSNATNQTANVSTWPPHSQDGVDTLPPTADRPHTISTAYEKGHQRPPLTVYTFQNPETIHESGSCLNNGTAAPNGQPLSGQATPGTQKSPAASLSRPPLPVRCSSLERPLSAQSNHRQGSGNNLLQRQCPSPIPAHITKELSAAHHAQQQQQQNQQPQTPPTYVNMSELATMAALKQTNQQQKPSTPPLQQQSSIDSTSSQHSNDSTGSHQLLQQQHHQSQQNHHSATATRSHSISSTASSLHSHPSIDSTVACGSLVGQHNHSTSTNTNTTSPSSGSSTPQNHYSPLLTNSPTSTAAGTPSGSSLGPGSGLGFVYQVSSPTPPSSEVLKITEQAAAGQDQGPANSVADETDERSRASVLQKASMFEKAAAAAAVSPPAPIQIASGSPASGGGTRRSEAEQQEMDKSFEDSIQALNNLIGELDSFQREIDEGKVKPPSNIISGSTTSSNNNNTTTSSISSSDNNNLPATSNIEPCAISNQTNSSGCGTDISDTTSDELAGDDMDVRRRDRDRDRDLLGASDSELSRCYVSETSSLTGGLTAGGYENPTFAHFAANANREDAVSLASDSVCLGQPRHAYVDTCSDSGSAVVVIYDHQIPNTPDIEFVKQNSEIVVLRTKDPQPHALQLHEMRELQQLPANLAGSPDSSPDSAGGQPPPTATVAPAKQRLSSFRATSEQQLQLLGRGSPQRGKTPSEQAVQSRPQDQHFPQTQQQDIDGSSPPVELARRQLPPKPTSLSIFNGPVPTAGDRPVVPRKSDFKADLDAKIRRQKLKVKQQLQQQQQQETQQQQQAPQEQQHSPQSPPTRNCNVTNQQAANITASASESASAFATATASTDPYPNPNHRMPNQSQTATSNHTQCKTPTMALSPSSPRGHLPLSSSSLSSLPLPATTSSPSNARPSMLPASDRPPAHPYVCSNAPANPHHANSISNANAHLKPCITPRPASLSGGAAGGGSTRIGRRSSINQAKPPPPVRRSSSVTPSPNASVGPDPRICHESLMDQIKRGATLKRNQKINDRSAPKIH, from the exons GCGCCTCCAAGGAGATCGGCACCGCCCTGACCCGCGTTTGCCTCCGCCATAAAGCGGTTGAGACACGTCTGAAGACTTTCACCAGCGCCATCATGGATTGCCTGGTGCAGCCGCTGCAGGAAAGGATCGAGGACTGGAAGCGCACGGTGGCCACCATCGACAAAGACCATGCCAAAGAGTACAAGCGCTGTCGCAGTGAGCTAAAGAAGCGCTCCAGCGACACGCTGCGCCTGCAGAAGAAGGCGCGCAAGGGCCAGACGGACGGATTGCAGTCCCTGATGGACTCGCACATGCAGGATGTCACCCTGCGCCGGGCGGAACTGGAGGAAGTCGAGAAGAAATCCTTGAGGGCGGCCATGGTGGAGGAGCGTCTGCGCTACTGCAGCTTCGTCCACATGCTTCAGCCAGTGGTGCACGAGGAGTGCGAGGTCATGTCAGAGTTGGGTCACCTACAG GAAGCCATGCAGTCAATTGCCCTAGTAACCAAGGAGCCCAGTGTTCTGCCCCAGGCCTCCGAGGAGCTAATCCACGACGCTAAGGCCAGCATTAATCTGTACCCGGAGTCCCCGGGTGGCGGTTCCGGCTCGCAGGGCGGCGGCTGCTCCAACTCGCTGGGATCCCGAAAGAGCTCCGTCTGCTCCATCAGCAGTATGAACAGCAGCGGCTCGAGCAACTCACCCGGCCACCACCACTATCCGCGCTCCCTGTCGCAG tttgtaACGCCCGCAATTCGCTTGAAACCTGGTGAATCCAGTGATAGTGGATTTTGCTCATCGCCAGCTTTAACAACACag ACTTCGAATGCAACGAACCAGACGGCAAATGTCTCCACCTGGCCCCCACATTCCCAGGATGGCGTCGACACCCTGCCACCGACCGCTGACCGTCCGCACACGATTTCGACGGCATACGAAAAGGGTCACCAGCGTCCGCCGCTTACCGTCTACACGTTCCAAAACCCGGAGACCATTCACGAGTCGGGCAGCTGCCTGAACAACGGAACCGCAGCCCCTAATGGACAGCCGTTATCCGGACAAGCCACTCCGGGCACCCAGAAATCACCGGCTGCCTCACTTAGCCGGCCTCCCTTGCCAGTT CGCTGCTCGTCGTTGGAGCGACCCCTTTCGGCCCAGAGTAACCACCGCCAGGGTAGCGGGAATAACCTGCTGCAGCGCCAGTGCCCCTCGCCGATTCCGGCTCATATCACGAAAG AGCTGTCCGCAGCGCATCatgcacagcagcagcagcagcaaaatcagcAGCCCCAGACGCCGCCCACCTATGTGAACATGTCGGAGCTGGCCACCATGGCCGCTTTGAAGCAGACCAACCAGCAGCAAAAGCCCTCTACGCCGCctctgcagcagcagagctCCATTGACTCGACCAGCTCCCAGCATTCCAACGACTCCACCGGCTCGCatcagctcctccagcagcagcatcatcaatCGCAGCAGAATCACCACTCAGCCACTGCCACACGCTCCCATTCCATATCCTCGACGGCCTCGTCACTTCACTCGCATCCGTCGATCGACTCCACCGTCGCTTGCGGCTCGCTGGTGGGCCAGCACAACCACAGCACCAGCACCAACACGAACACCACCTCGCCGTCCAGTGGCAGCTCCACGCCACAGAACCATTACTCGCCCCTGCTAACCAACTCCCCCACGTCCACTGCCGCAGGTACTCCCAGTGGCAGCAGCTTAGGTCCTGGGTCCGGTTTGGGATTTGTCTACCAGGTCAGCTCCCCGACACCTCCCTCCAGCGAGGTGCTGAAGATCACCGAGCAGGCCGCAGCAGGACAGGATCAGGGTCCAGCCAACAGCGTAGCGGACGAGACGGATGAGCGATCAAGGGCCTCTGTCCTGCAGAAGGCTTCAATGTTCGAAaaggcggcagcagcggcagcggtcTCGCCTCCAGCTCCCATTCAGATTGCATCCGGTTCCCCAGCTTCGGGAGGCGGAACTCGACGATCCGAggcggagcagcaggaaaTGG ACAAGTCTTTCGAAGATTCAATACAAGCactaaacaatttaattggcGAACTAGACTCGTTCCAACGCGAGATCGATGAGGGCAAGGTCAAGCCGCCGAGCAACATCATAAgcggcagcaccaccagcagcaacaacaacaatacgacgaccagcagcatcagcagcagcgacaacaacaacctgcccgccaccagcaacatcgAGCCCTGCGCCATCAGCAATCAGACGAACTCGAGCGGCTGTGGAACGGACATATCCGACACCACGTCCGACGAACTGGCCGGCGACGATATGGACGTCAGGCggcgggatcgggatcgggaccGGGATCTGCTGGGCGCCAGCGATTCGGAGCTGAGTCGCTGCTATGTGAGCGAGACGAGTTCGCTGACCGGTGGCCTAACGGCCGGCGGTTACGAGAATCCCACTTTCGCGCACTTCGCGGCCAATGCGAATCGGGAGGACGCTGTTTCGCTGGCCTCCGACAGCGTTTGTCTCGGCCAGCCGCGCCACGCCTATGTGGATACCTGCAGCGACAGCGGCAGTGCCGTGGTGGTAATCTACGACCACCAGATTCCCAACACGCCCGACATTGAGTTTGTGAAGCAGAACTCCGAGATTGTAGTGCTGCGGACCAAGGATCCGCAGCCACACGCGCTGCAGCTGCACGAGATGCGCGAGCTGCAGCAGTTGCCCGCCAATTTGGCCGGTTCGCCGGACTCCTCGCCGGACTCTGCCGGTGGCCAGCCACCGCCAACAGCAACTGTGGCGCCCGCCAAGCAGCGACTCTCCTCGTTTCGCGCCACCAGtgagcagcagttgcagctccTCGGACGCGGCAGCCCGCAAAGAGGTAAAACACCCAGTGAGCAGGCGGTACAGAGCAGGCCACAGGACCAGCATTTTCCACAGACACAACAGCAGGATATTGACGGCAGTAGCCCACCAGTAGAACTTGCAAGGCGCCAGCTGCCCCCCAAGCCCACCAGCTTGAGTATTTTTAACGGCCCCGTGCCCACTGCGGGCGATAGGCCTGTCGTGCCGAGAAAGTCGGACTTTAAGGCCGATCTAGATGCTAAAATACGCAGGCAAAAGCTGAAGGTTaaacagcagttgcagcagcagcagcagcaagaaacgcagcagcagcagcaagcacCACAAGAACAGCAACACTCACCACAGTCGCCCCCAACCAGAAACTGTAATGTCACTAATCAACAAGCCGCCAATATTACTGCATCTGCATCAGAATCAGCATCTGCATTTGCAACCGCAACAGCATCCACAGACCCGTACCCGAATCCAAATCATAGAATGCCAAACCAAAGTCAGACAGCCACATCCAATCACACGCAGTGCAAGACGCCCACAATGGCATTGTCACCGTCATCACCTCGCGGCCATTTGCCATTATCATCGTCATCGCTATCGTCATTACCATTACCAGCCACCACTTCATCACCATCAAATGCCCGGCCATCGATGTTGCCCGCCAGTGACCGACCACCCGCCCATCCATATGTGTGCTCCAATGCCCCAGCCAATCCCCACCACGCCAATAGCATTTCCAATGCCAATGCCCATCTCAAGCCGTGCATTACGCCCCGGCCGGCTTCTTTGTCgg gaggagcagccggcGGTGGCTCCACGCGCATCGGGCGTCGCTCGTCTATCAATCAGGCCAAGCCACCGCCGCCAGTCAGACGCAGTTCGTCGGTGACCCCCAGTCCCAATGCCTCGGTCGGG CCGGACCCTCGCATCTGTCACGAATCGCTGATGGATCAAATCAAGCGCGGAGCCACCTTAAAGCGTAACCAGAAGATCAACGATCGCAGCGCTCCCAAGATACATTGA
- the LOC6733290 gene encoding putative uncharacterized protein DDB_G0277255 isoform X29, producing the protein MDLSLERDSSALGSLFQQIINDMKNTSPLWEDFVAKAGKLHTCLRAAIQAIAAYLDAFQKIADAATNSRGASKEIGTALTRVCLRHKAVETRLKTFTSAIMDCLVQPLQERIEDWKRTVATIDKDHAKEYKRCRSELKKRSSDTLRLQKKARKGQTDGLQSLMDSHMQDVTLRRAELEEVEKKSLRAAMVEERLRYCSFVHMLQPVVHEECEVMSELGHLQEAMQSIALVTKEPSVLPQASEELIHDAKASINLYPESPGGGSGSQGGGCSNSLGSRKSSVCSISSMNSSGSSNSPGHHHYPRSLSQFVTPAIRLKPGESSDSGFCSSPALTTQTSNATNQTANVSTWPPHSQDGVDTLPPTADRPHTISTAYEKGHQRPPLTVYTFQNPETIHESGSCLNNGTAAPNGQPLSGQATPGTQKSPAASLSRPPLPVKPAHVRCSSLERPLSAQSNHRQGSGNNLLQRQCPSPIPAHITKELSAAHHAQQQQQQNQQPQTPPTYVNMSELATMAALKQTNQQQKPSTPPLQQQSSIDSTSSQHSNDSTGSHQLLQQQHHQSQQNHHSATATRSHSISSTASSLHSHPSIDSTVACGSLVGQHNHSTSTNTNTTSPSSGSSTPQNHYSPLLTNSPTSTAAGTPSGSSLGPGSGLGFVYQVSSPTPPSSEVLKITEQAAAGQDQGPANSVADETDERSRASVLQKASMFEKAAAAAAVSPPAPIQIASGSPASGGGTRRSEAEQQEMDKSFEDSIQALNNLIGELDSFQREIDEGKVKPPSNIISGSTTSSNNNNTTTSSISSSDNNNLPATSNIEPCAISNQTNSSGCGTDISDTTSDELAGDDMDVRRRDRDRDRDLLGASDSELSRCYVSETSSLTGGLTAGGYENPTFAHFAANANREDAVSLASDSVCLGQPRHAYVDTCSDSGSAVVVIYDHQIPNTPDIEFVKQNSEIVVLRTKDPQPHALQLHEMRELQQLPANLAGSPDSSPDSAGGQPPPTATVAPAKQRLSSFRATSEQQLQLLGRGSPQRGGAAGGGSTRIGRRSSINQAKPPPPVRRSSSVTPSPNASVGPDPRICHESLMDQIKRGATLKRNQKINDRSAPKIH; encoded by the exons GCGCCTCCAAGGAGATCGGCACCGCCCTGACCCGCGTTTGCCTCCGCCATAAAGCGGTTGAGACACGTCTGAAGACTTTCACCAGCGCCATCATGGATTGCCTGGTGCAGCCGCTGCAGGAAAGGATCGAGGACTGGAAGCGCACGGTGGCCACCATCGACAAAGACCATGCCAAAGAGTACAAGCGCTGTCGCAGTGAGCTAAAGAAGCGCTCCAGCGACACGCTGCGCCTGCAGAAGAAGGCGCGCAAGGGCCAGACGGACGGATTGCAGTCCCTGATGGACTCGCACATGCAGGATGTCACCCTGCGCCGGGCGGAACTGGAGGAAGTCGAGAAGAAATCCTTGAGGGCGGCCATGGTGGAGGAGCGTCTGCGCTACTGCAGCTTCGTCCACATGCTTCAGCCAGTGGTGCACGAGGAGTGCGAGGTCATGTCAGAGTTGGGTCACCTACAG GAAGCCATGCAGTCAATTGCCCTAGTAACCAAGGAGCCCAGTGTTCTGCCCCAGGCCTCCGAGGAGCTAATCCACGACGCTAAGGCCAGCATTAATCTGTACCCGGAGTCCCCGGGTGGCGGTTCCGGCTCGCAGGGCGGCGGCTGCTCCAACTCGCTGGGATCCCGAAAGAGCTCCGTCTGCTCCATCAGCAGTATGAACAGCAGCGGCTCGAGCAACTCACCCGGCCACCACCACTATCCGCGCTCCCTGTCGCAG tttgtaACGCCCGCAATTCGCTTGAAACCTGGTGAATCCAGTGATAGTGGATTTTGCTCATCGCCAGCTTTAACAACACag ACTTCGAATGCAACGAACCAGACGGCAAATGTCTCCACCTGGCCCCCACATTCCCAGGATGGCGTCGACACCCTGCCACCGACCGCTGACCGTCCGCACACGATTTCGACGGCATACGAAAAGGGTCACCAGCGTCCGCCGCTTACCGTCTACACGTTCCAAAACCCGGAGACCATTCACGAGTCGGGCAGCTGCCTGAACAACGGAACCGCAGCCCCTAATGGACAGCCGTTATCCGGACAAGCCACTCCGGGCACCCAGAAATCACCGGCTGCCTCACTTAGCCGGCCTCCCTTGCCAGTT AAGCCAGCCCATGTG CGCTGCTCGTCGTTGGAGCGACCCCTTTCGGCCCAGAGTAACCACCGCCAGGGTAGCGGGAATAACCTGCTGCAGCGCCAGTGCCCCTCGCCGATTCCGGCTCATATCACGAAAG AGCTGTCCGCAGCGCATCatgcacagcagcagcagcagcaaaatcagcAGCCCCAGACGCCGCCCACCTATGTGAACATGTCGGAGCTGGCCACCATGGCCGCTTTGAAGCAGACCAACCAGCAGCAAAAGCCCTCTACGCCGCctctgcagcagcagagctCCATTGACTCGACCAGCTCCCAGCATTCCAACGACTCCACCGGCTCGCatcagctcctccagcagcagcatcatcaatCGCAGCAGAATCACCACTCAGCCACTGCCACACGCTCCCATTCCATATCCTCGACGGCCTCGTCACTTCACTCGCATCCGTCGATCGACTCCACCGTCGCTTGCGGCTCGCTGGTGGGCCAGCACAACCACAGCACCAGCACCAACACGAACACCACCTCGCCGTCCAGTGGCAGCTCCACGCCACAGAACCATTACTCGCCCCTGCTAACCAACTCCCCCACGTCCACTGCCGCAGGTACTCCCAGTGGCAGCAGCTTAGGTCCTGGGTCCGGTTTGGGATTTGTCTACCAGGTCAGCTCCCCGACACCTCCCTCCAGCGAGGTGCTGAAGATCACCGAGCAGGCCGCAGCAGGACAGGATCAGGGTCCAGCCAACAGCGTAGCGGACGAGACGGATGAGCGATCAAGGGCCTCTGTCCTGCAGAAGGCTTCAATGTTCGAAaaggcggcagcagcggcagcggtcTCGCCTCCAGCTCCCATTCAGATTGCATCCGGTTCCCCAGCTTCGGGAGGCGGAACTCGACGATCCGAggcggagcagcaggaaaTGG ACAAGTCTTTCGAAGATTCAATACAAGCactaaacaatttaattggcGAACTAGACTCGTTCCAACGCGAGATCGATGAGGGCAAGGTCAAGCCGCCGAGCAACATCATAAgcggcagcaccaccagcagcaacaacaacaatacgacgaccagcagcatcagcagcagcgacaacaacaacctgcccgccaccagcaacatcgAGCCCTGCGCCATCAGCAATCAGACGAACTCGAGCGGCTGTGGAACGGACATATCCGACACCACGTCCGACGAACTGGCCGGCGACGATATGGACGTCAGGCggcgggatcgggatcgggaccGGGATCTGCTGGGCGCCAGCGATTCGGAGCTGAGTCGCTGCTATGTGAGCGAGACGAGTTCGCTGACCGGTGGCCTAACGGCCGGCGGTTACGAGAATCCCACTTTCGCGCACTTCGCGGCCAATGCGAATCGGGAGGACGCTGTTTCGCTGGCCTCCGACAGCGTTTGTCTCGGCCAGCCGCGCCACGCCTATGTGGATACCTGCAGCGACAGCGGCAGTGCCGTGGTGGTAATCTACGACCACCAGATTCCCAACACGCCCGACATTGAGTTTGTGAAGCAGAACTCCGAGATTGTAGTGCTGCGGACCAAGGATCCGCAGCCACACGCGCTGCAGCTGCACGAGATGCGCGAGCTGCAGCAGTTGCCCGCCAATTTGGCCGGTTCGCCGGACTCCTCGCCGGACTCTGCCGGTGGCCAGCCACCGCCAACAGCAACTGTGGCGCCCGCCAAGCAGCGACTCTCCTCGTTTCGCGCCACCAGtgagcagcagttgcagctccTCGGACGCGGCAGCCCGCAAAGAG gaggagcagccggcGGTGGCTCCACGCGCATCGGGCGTCGCTCGTCTATCAATCAGGCCAAGCCACCGCCGCCAGTCAGACGCAGTTCGTCGGTGACCCCCAGTCCCAATGCCTCGGTCGGG CCGGACCCTCGCATCTGTCACGAATCGCTGATGGATCAAATCAAGCGCGGAGCCACCTTAAAGCGTAACCAGAAGATCAACGATCGCAGCGCTCCCAAGATACATTGA
- the LOC6733290 gene encoding flocculation protein FLO11 isoform X21 → MDLSLERDSSALGSLFQQIINDMKNTSPLWEDFVAKAGKLHTCLRAAIQAIAAYLDAFQKIADAATNSRGASKEIGTALTRVCLRHKAVETRLKTFTSAIMDCLVQPLQERIEDWKRTVATIDKDHAKEYKRCRSELKKRSSDTLRLQKKARKGQTDGLQSLMDSHMQDVTLRRAELEEVEKKSLRAAMVEERLRYCSFVHMLQPVVHEECEVMSELGHLQEAMQSIALVTKEPSVLPQASEELIHDAKASINLYPESPGGGSGSQGGGCSNSLGSRKSSVCSISSMNSSGSSNSPGHHHYPRSLSQFVTPAIRLKPGESSDSGFCSSPALTTQTSNATNQTANVSTWPPHSQDGVDTLPPTADRPHTISTAYEKGHQRPPLTVYTFQNPETIHESGSCLNNGTAAPNGQPLSGQATPGTQKSPAASLSRPPLPVKPAHVRCSSLERPLSAQSNHRQGSGNNLLQRQCPSPIPAHITKELSAAHHAQQQQQQNQQPQTPPTYVNMSELATMAALKQTNQQQKPSTPPLQQQSSIDSTSSQHSNDSTGSHQLLQQQHHQSQQNHHSATATRSHSISSTASSLHSHPSIDSTVACGSLVGQHNHSTSTNTNTTSPSSGSSTPQNHYSPLLTNSPTSTAAGTPSGSSLGPGSGLGFVYQVSSPTPPSSEVLKITEQAAAGQDQGPANSVADETDERSRASVLQKASMFEKAAAAAAVSPPAPIQIASGSPASGGGTRRSEAEQQEMDKSFEDSIQALNNLIGELDSFQREIDEGKVKPPSNIISGSTTSSNNNNTTTSSISSSDNNNLPATSNIEPCAISNQTNSSGCGTDISDTTSDELAGDDMDVRRRDRDRDRDLLGASDSELSRCYVSETSSLTGGLTAGGYENPTFAHFAANANREDAVSLASDSVCLGQPRHAYVDTCSDSGSAVVVIYDHQIPNTPDIEFVKQNSEIVVLRTKDPQPHALQLHEMRELQQLPANLAGSPDSSPDSAGGQPPPTATVAPAKQRLSSFRATSEQQLQLLGRGSPQRGKTPSEQAVQSRPQDQHFPQTQQQDIDGSSPPVELARRQLPPKPTSLSIFNGPVPTAGDRPVVPRKSDFKADLDAKIRRQKLKVKQQLQQQQQQETQQQQQAPQEQQHSPQSPPTRNCNVTNQQAANITASASESASAFATATASTDPYPNPNHRMPNQSQTATSNHTQCKTPTMALSPSSPRGHLPLSSSSLSSLPLPATTSSPSNARPSMLPASDRPPAHPYVCSNAPANPHHANSISNANAHLKPCITPRPASLSGGAAGGGSTRIGRRSSINQAKPPPPVRRSSSVTPSPNASVGPDPRICHESLMDQIKRGATLKRNQKINDRSAPKIH, encoded by the exons GCGCCTCCAAGGAGATCGGCACCGCCCTGACCCGCGTTTGCCTCCGCCATAAAGCGGTTGAGACACGTCTGAAGACTTTCACCAGCGCCATCATGGATTGCCTGGTGCAGCCGCTGCAGGAAAGGATCGAGGACTGGAAGCGCACGGTGGCCACCATCGACAAAGACCATGCCAAAGAGTACAAGCGCTGTCGCAGTGAGCTAAAGAAGCGCTCCAGCGACACGCTGCGCCTGCAGAAGAAGGCGCGCAAGGGCCAGACGGACGGATTGCAGTCCCTGATGGACTCGCACATGCAGGATGTCACCCTGCGCCGGGCGGAACTGGAGGAAGTCGAGAAGAAATCCTTGAGGGCGGCCATGGTGGAGGAGCGTCTGCGCTACTGCAGCTTCGTCCACATGCTTCAGCCAGTGGTGCACGAGGAGTGCGAGGTCATGTCAGAGTTGGGTCACCTACAG GAAGCCATGCAGTCAATTGCCCTAGTAACCAAGGAGCCCAGTGTTCTGCCCCAGGCCTCCGAGGAGCTAATCCACGACGCTAAGGCCAGCATTAATCTGTACCCGGAGTCCCCGGGTGGCGGTTCCGGCTCGCAGGGCGGCGGCTGCTCCAACTCGCTGGGATCCCGAAAGAGCTCCGTCTGCTCCATCAGCAGTATGAACAGCAGCGGCTCGAGCAACTCACCCGGCCACCACCACTATCCGCGCTCCCTGTCGCAG tttgtaACGCCCGCAATTCGCTTGAAACCTGGTGAATCCAGTGATAGTGGATTTTGCTCATCGCCAGCTTTAACAACACag ACTTCGAATGCAACGAACCAGACGGCAAATGTCTCCACCTGGCCCCCACATTCCCAGGATGGCGTCGACACCCTGCCACCGACCGCTGACCGTCCGCACACGATTTCGACGGCATACGAAAAGGGTCACCAGCGTCCGCCGCTTACCGTCTACACGTTCCAAAACCCGGAGACCATTCACGAGTCGGGCAGCTGCCTGAACAACGGAACCGCAGCCCCTAATGGACAGCCGTTATCCGGACAAGCCACTCCGGGCACCCAGAAATCACCGGCTGCCTCACTTAGCCGGCCTCCCTTGCCAGTT AAGCCAGCCCATGTG CGCTGCTCGTCGTTGGAGCGACCCCTTTCGGCCCAGAGTAACCACCGCCAGGGTAGCGGGAATAACCTGCTGCAGCGCCAGTGCCCCTCGCCGATTCCGGCTCATATCACGAAAG AGCTGTCCGCAGCGCATCatgcacagcagcagcagcagcaaaatcagcAGCCCCAGACGCCGCCCACCTATGTGAACATGTCGGAGCTGGCCACCATGGCCGCTTTGAAGCAGACCAACCAGCAGCAAAAGCCCTCTACGCCGCctctgcagcagcagagctCCATTGACTCGACCAGCTCCCAGCATTCCAACGACTCCACCGGCTCGCatcagctcctccagcagcagcatcatcaatCGCAGCAGAATCACCACTCAGCCACTGCCACACGCTCCCATTCCATATCCTCGACGGCCTCGTCACTTCACTCGCATCCGTCGATCGACTCCACCGTCGCTTGCGGCTCGCTGGTGGGCCAGCACAACCACAGCACCAGCACCAACACGAACACCACCTCGCCGTCCAGTGGCAGCTCCACGCCACAGAACCATTACTCGCCCCTGCTAACCAACTCCCCCACGTCCACTGCCGCAGGTACTCCCAGTGGCAGCAGCTTAGGTCCTGGGTCCGGTTTGGGATTTGTCTACCAGGTCAGCTCCCCGACACCTCCCTCCAGCGAGGTGCTGAAGATCACCGAGCAGGCCGCAGCAGGACAGGATCAGGGTCCAGCCAACAGCGTAGCGGACGAGACGGATGAGCGATCAAGGGCCTCTGTCCTGCAGAAGGCTTCAATGTTCGAAaaggcggcagcagcggcagcggtcTCGCCTCCAGCTCCCATTCAGATTGCATCCGGTTCCCCAGCTTCGGGAGGCGGAACTCGACGATCCGAggcggagcagcaggaaaTGG ACAAGTCTTTCGAAGATTCAATACAAGCactaaacaatttaattggcGAACTAGACTCGTTCCAACGCGAGATCGATGAGGGCAAGGTCAAGCCGCCGAGCAACATCATAAgcggcagcaccaccagcagcaacaacaacaatacgacgaccagcagcatcagcagcagcgacaacaacaacctgcccgccaccagcaacatcgAGCCCTGCGCCATCAGCAATCAGACGAACTCGAGCGGCTGTGGAACGGACATATCCGACACCACGTCCGACGAACTGGCCGGCGACGATATGGACGTCAGGCggcgggatcgggatcgggaccGGGATCTGCTGGGCGCCAGCGATTCGGAGCTGAGTCGCTGCTATGTGAGCGAGACGAGTTCGCTGACCGGTGGCCTAACGGCCGGCGGTTACGAGAATCCCACTTTCGCGCACTTCGCGGCCAATGCGAATCGGGAGGACGCTGTTTCGCTGGCCTCCGACAGCGTTTGTCTCGGCCAGCCGCGCCACGCCTATGTGGATACCTGCAGCGACAGCGGCAGTGCCGTGGTGGTAATCTACGACCACCAGATTCCCAACACGCCCGACATTGAGTTTGTGAAGCAGAACTCCGAGATTGTAGTGCTGCGGACCAAGGATCCGCAGCCACACGCGCTGCAGCTGCACGAGATGCGCGAGCTGCAGCAGTTGCCCGCCAATTTGGCCGGTTCGCCGGACTCCTCGCCGGACTCTGCCGGTGGCCAGCCACCGCCAACAGCAACTGTGGCGCCCGCCAAGCAGCGACTCTCCTCGTTTCGCGCCACCAGtgagcagcagttgcagctccTCGGACGCGGCAGCCCGCAAAGAGGTAAAACACCCAGTGAGCAGGCGGTACAGAGCAGGCCACAGGACCAGCATTTTCCACAGACACAACAGCAGGATATTGACGGCAGTAGCCCACCAGTAGAACTTGCAAGGCGCCAGCTGCCCCCCAAGCCCACCAGCTTGAGTATTTTTAACGGCCCCGTGCCCACTGCGGGCGATAGGCCTGTCGTGCCGAGAAAGTCGGACTTTAAGGCCGATCTAGATGCTAAAATACGCAGGCAAAAGCTGAAGGTTaaacagcagttgcagcagcagcagcagcaagaaacgcagcagcagcagcaagcacCACAAGAACAGCAACACTCACCACAGTCGCCCCCAACCAGAAACTGTAATGTCACTAATCAACAAGCCGCCAATATTACTGCATCTGCATCAGAATCAGCATCTGCATTTGCAACCGCAACAGCATCCACAGACCCGTACCCGAATCCAAATCATAGAATGCCAAACCAAAGTCAGACAGCCACATCCAATCACACGCAGTGCAAGACGCCCACAATGGCATTGTCACCGTCATCACCTCGCGGCCATTTGCCATTATCATCGTCATCGCTATCGTCATTACCATTACCAGCCACCACTTCATCACCATCAAATGCCCGGCCATCGATGTTGCCCGCCAGTGACCGACCACCCGCCCATCCATATGTGTGCTCCAATGCCCCAGCCAATCCCCACCACGCCAATAGCATTTCCAATGCCAATGCCCATCTCAAGCCGTGCATTACGCCCCGGCCGGCTTCTTTGTCgg gaggagcagccggcGGTGGCTCCACGCGCATCGGGCGTCGCTCGTCTATCAATCAGGCCAAGCCACCGCCGCCAGTCAGACGCAGTTCGTCGGTGACCCCCAGTCCCAATGCCTCGGTCGGG CCGGACCCTCGCATCTGTCACGAATCGCTGATGGATCAAATCAAGCGCGGAGCCACCTTAAAGCGTAACCAGAAGATCAACGATCGCAGCGCTCCCAAGATACATTGA